The DNA segment CATAAAGATAGTGTGGTGATTAAAGTGGTGTTTGAAGCATCTGAGTGGATGCCTGTGTGGTCAACTATTCGAGAAAAAAGGTCTGATGTTATTAAATGCACCGTGCATACCAATGGCTTGCTGGACCTCAAGGTTCAATTGAAGGGTTTTAGAAATCTGAAAGCTTATCGGGGTATTACTTTCTCGTTTCCTGAGTCGGAAGTGGCTGGGATGAAATGGTTGGGGGATGGACCGTATCGAGTATGGCGAAATAGAATGAAAGGAACAAGATTTCAGGTGTGGGAAAATGACTATAATAATACGGTTACTGGGGAGTCGGGATTTGTGTATCCTGAGTTTAAAGGATTTTTCTCGAATATCTACTGGTCAAAAATTAAAGGACGTGAAAATAATGGTTTTACGGTTTATTGCCGAACGCCGCATACGTATTTGAGAATGTTAACTCCCCAAAATCCCAAAGGAGATCATAAGGGGCGCGTGAGTCCCTTATTCCCGCAAGGAGATATTTCTTTTGTGATGAATATACCGGCTATCGGTACAAAATTTCAGAATTCCAATACCATGGGACCACATGGTAATTTGGAATACTATTTTGGTAATGATGATGCACCTATGGTGATGGATTTAACTTTTCAATTTTGAATATGGTCTGTATATATTATTTTTCAGTTCCCCCCCCCGTATTCTAAGACAAAAACAAATATAAAGAGCAATATTTTATTAAGAGGCATATCCATATGTATCCACATATGGAGTGCCTCTTCTTACAACAGCAAAAATTCTTGCCAAGATTTTGTTTCTGATAATATTTAGAGTACTCATTACATGCTTCCCTTCGTTAATTCGTTTTTGACAGAGTTGAGTTTACAGTCTCAGACTATCACGTACGGTGCTGTGAGAGGCATGGGGTGAAATTCCCTGTGCCTACTCGACTGTCGCCATGAGTGGTTTCTACTTAATTACGATCACTCCTTCCAATAAACCAGATTCTCCACTATAGTCTCTTGCACTACTCTATACATAGTCTTCTGACTGAAACACTAAACCTTCTCCTATCGGATTATTATGTATGTAGTTTATCTTCTCAAGTAAAATATCTTTGTACTTGTTTCTGGTAAAAACATCTAACCACTCTACTATGGCAAAGCTTACAAAATATACCCCTTGGGGATTATAGAATTTATAATTTCGACTCATGAGTTATATGTTTGGGTTTTGTTTACTACATTAGTAAAAAGTTTGAACTTAACCAACTTGTTTTACTGCCACACATGCGGCATCGGGGGGGTACTACAAATGAGTTTTCGAAAATCTCATAGCTGATAATCAGTTATATATAAATCCAAACTATCAGAAAAAAGTCCTATTTTGCCCAAAAAAAGGCTGAAATTTGTTAAAAACGCTCAGAGGGGTTAAAGATTATACAGCCAGCTGGGAGTCGCTGATGCAACATAAAGCTGCACCAGAATGGTTTGTTGATGCTAAACTTGGTATTTGTTTTCATTGGGGACCTTATAGTGTATCTGCATATGGAAGTGTCTGGTACCCGCACTTTTAGTCGGGAAGGCTTGTTTTAAAGGCTGTCATGATCAGGCTTCGCCGAATTATCATTGTCATAAAAATGTATGCTTTCTTTTTTGGAAAGCCAAAAGCAGGGAAACGTATTTCTATGAGAGCAATTGGAGGGTATAATAGATTTAAATGAATTGGCTACTGTATTTAAATTTGAATTGGAGTAAAAATGAAAGAGCTGTCTTAAATAAATCAAGACAGCTCCTTTATGCCGGCCGCATCAATTAATGGACTATTTAAACTCCTGTATACAGGATTTGAGTGTACATGATCTGCAGTAATCCTCCGTACCACAAATGATAACCCGAAGGTGAGGCCCGCCCTTAGATCAAATAACTTTACTCGGTTTTAATGTAGTGTTGAGTTTAACAATCTAAATAAAACTGATGCGGTTTACCTTTATCAAAACCTTAGAACAAATGTAGGTTAAATATTTATGACTAGCAAGAAATATCAAGGGATTTAGCGCTTTGGGATATCGAAAATTGTAAAATAATTTCGGGTATATTATTGCACTTAATTGTATCTATTCCTTTCTTTGCAGATTATCAGAAATATAGGAACAGTTATATGTATACCATCATTGATATTGAGACAACAGGCGGAAATTTTAAAAATGGTAAAATTACCGAAGTAGCCATTTATCTTCATGATGGGCATAGGGTAGTAGATGAGTTTGTTTCATTAATAAACCCGGAACAGTTTATCCCTCCTTTTATAAGCCAACTAACCGGAATTACCAACCAAATGGTGGTAAATGCTCCTAAATTTTATGAGGTTGCTAAACAAATAGTGGAGATAACCAAAGGGAGCATTTTTGTGGCACACAATGCTTCATTTGATTATGGTTTTATAAAGGCAGAATTTGAAGCCTTGGGATATGATTTTGATAGAGAGACGCTTTGTACGGTGAAATTAAGCCGTAAATTATTGCCAGGTCTTGATTCTTATAGCCTTGGTAATATTTGTACTGCCTATGGAATATCCAATGACGCCCGGCATAGAGCTGCTGGAGACGCTTTGGCTACTGTGCAGTTATTTGAAATTTTATTGGATAAAAATGGAGGGGTCATCCTTCCTATGGAAGGTAGTAAATTATTTTCTGTTAAAGGGTTGCATCCTGATTTTAAAGTGGGTAAGCTTAGTGAATTGCCCCATAAAGTAGGTGTATATTATTTTTACAATGATAAGGGAGACTTAATATATATAGGAAAGAGTAAAGATATAAAAAAGAGGGTGTTAACTCATTTAGGAAATCCCAAGGCCCAAAAAGCCGTGAGGATGAAACAAGAGGTGGTCGATGTGACTTTTGAATTGACCGGAAGTGAGTTAGTAGCGTTGTTGAAGGAGTCTGCTGAAATTAAAAAGAATAAACCGCTTTATAATAAGACCCAAAAGCGCAATAGGATGCATTTTGGATTGTTTTGCTTTAAAGATCGCAAGGGGTATTTACGGTTTCATATCGCACGAAACGATGGACGTGTAAATCCAATTGCTTCTTTTGAATCGGATAAGGCAGCCAGAGATTTTCTTTTTCAAAAGGTAGAGGAGTATACGCTCTGCCAAAAATTAAGTGGCTTATCCAACTCTACGGATGCTTGTTTTCAATATCAAATCAAACAATGTAAAGGCGCTTGTATTCATTTGGAGGCACCTGTGGATTATAACAAGAGAGCGAAAGCCTTTGTTGAAGAATTGGCCTTTGAGTTTAATAACTTTTTAATGGTTGATGTGGGGCGTGATGTGAATGAGAACTCAGTCGTGGTAGTTCAAGATGGTAGGTTTAAGGGGTTTGGTTGGGTTCAAAGTGGTGCAAGTTTTGAATCGTTGGATGATGCCATGACGGTTATTCAATCATATGATGACAATCAAGATGCCAGAATTATTATCCATCGCTATTTAAAGGAAAAAAAGCAAGATGTAAAAGTTTATACTTTTTAAATGGATGTTAATATGTATCTGTTTCTACCAATACTCTTTCATGCGCTCCTATTGCTACAACATCTTCTTCTAGATTAAAGATGACAAAATCAAAAAAAAAGTTTTGTGTCTTCAACAAACTTAAGGTGAACAGAGCAGCTTACCTGATCTCCCGCAGCAACCGGTATTAAATGCTTAATGTTTATTTCGGCGCTTACAGAGGTATAGGTTTCGGGTACATGCGTACTAATCATTTCACAAATAACCCTTTCCATTAAAATAATTAGAGAGGGGGTGGCTGCAAAAGGTACTTTGCTCGTTTGTAATGTTGATGCCAAGTCATTCTCCGAAATATTAAATTTTTTGGAGAGATGTAGTCCGGGTTTTAGTTGTGTATCCATGGTTGTGTTTTTCTCTTTCCTTAGTAATTTATATTATACCCTAATTTGGTAAAAAAGTTAGGAATAAACACATGAATTTACATTTACTTGTTAAATATTTTGGCAAATGCAAATCGTTGATGGTTGATAGTTAGTTACATGAGCTATGTAATAAATATCTTGTTTAGCATAAAAATATTCGAATGTAATTTAAAAACTCATTTATCCGGCCTGAAATATACGCAAATATCTACTTATTTATTTGGACGAATCTAAAACTCACTGGTAAAATGGAATTCAATGTCTTCGAAATTCTGCTGAGCAAGTTGTAGCATATACGATGAATCTGCTAAAAATACATCTCTGCCTTGTTTATCTTTAGCCATATATTGGTTTTTCCTTTTTTTGAAATCGGCTAACTGTGCATCGTTTTCTGATCTTATCCAACAGGCTTTAAACAGGTGGATAGGTTCATATCTGCATTTGGCATTGTATTCGTGATTTAATCGGTGTTCGATAACTTCAAACTGAAGGGCTCCCACGGTACCAATAATCTTACGTCCGTTGAACTGACTGGTGAACAATTGGGCTACTCCTTCGTCCATCAACTGATCAATACCTTTGGCCAGTTGTTTTGATTTCATGGGATCATCGTTTTCGATATAGCGAAATAACTCAGGAGAGAAACTGGGTAAACCTTTGAAATTAATTTTTTCACCTTCGGTAATGGTGTCGCCAATAATAAAGTTGCCAGAGTCTGGTAAGCCTACAATGTCTCCGGGATAAGCCTTGTCTATAATTGATTTTTTTTCAGCCATGAATGCAGTAGGACTGGAAAATTTAAAATTCTTGCCTTGACGTACATGTAGGTAGTTTTTGTTTCTTTCAAAAGTGCCAGAGCATATTTTTACAAAGGCAATTCTGTTTCGGTGATTGGGATCCATGTTGGCATGTATTTTAAATACAAAGCCCGTAAATTTGTCTTCGTTGGGTGCAATGGTCCTGGTATCTGTAGTGGAGGGTTGTGGTTTGGGGGCTATCTCTATAAAACAATTTAATAGTTCATTCACACCAAAATTGTTCAAGGCACTACCAAAAAATACAGGAGCCAACTCTCCATGTAAGTAATCGTCAACTGCAAACTCGGGATAAACACCCTCTACTAATTCCAACTCTTCACGTAATAACCCGGCAGGCTCTTCTCCAATAATATTTTCTAATGCAGGATTGTTAATGTCATCAAATGCAATGCTTTCTTCTACAGTTTGTTTGCTGGCTTCAAAGAGGTTTAGGTTATGCTCAAAAAGATTGTAAACACCTTGAAATGATGTTCCGTTTCCTATGGGCCAACTTAATGGACGAACTTTAATTTTTAGCTCTTCTTCCACTTCGTCCAATAGATCAAAAGGATCTTTACTAGGTCGATCCATTTTATTGATGAAAACCATTACAGGTGTATTTCGCATTCTACATACTTCCATCAATTTACGGGTTTGATTTTCAACTCCCTTGGCTGCATCAACAACAATGATTACGCTATCAACGGCTGTGAGAGTCCTGAATGTATCTTCTGCAAAGTCCTGGTGACCGGGTGTGTCCAGAATATTTACTTTGTGATCCTTGTATTCAAATCCCATAACAGAAGTTGCTACGGAGATACCTCTTTGCTTTTC comes from the Saccharicrinis fermentans DSM 9555 = JCM 21142 genome and includes:
- a CDS encoding thioesterase family protein, whose amino-acid sequence is MDTQLKPGLHLSKKFNISENDLASTLQTSKVPFAATPSLIILMERVICEMISTHVPETYTSVSAEINIKHLIPVAAGDQVSCSVHLKFVEDTKLFF
- a CDS encoding exonuclease domain-containing protein, which produces MHLIVSIPFFADYQKYRNSYMYTIIDIETTGGNFKNGKITEVAIYLHDGHRVVDEFVSLINPEQFIPPFISQLTGITNQMVVNAPKFYEVAKQIVEITKGSIFVAHNASFDYGFIKAEFEALGYDFDRETLCTVKLSRKLLPGLDSYSLGNICTAYGISNDARHRAAGDALATVQLFEILLDKNGGVILPMEGSKLFSVKGLHPDFKVGKLSELPHKVGVYYFYNDKGDLIYIGKSKDIKKRVLTHLGNPKAQKAVRMKQEVVDVTFELTGSELVALLKESAEIKKNKPLYNKTQKRNRMHFGLFCFKDRKGYLRFHIARNDGRVNPIASFESDKAARDFLFQKVEEYTLCQKLSGLSNSTDACFQYQIKQCKGACIHLEAPVDYNKRAKAFVEELAFEFNNFLMVDVGRDVNENSVVVVQDGRFKGFGWVQSGASFESLDDAMTVIQSYDDNQDARIIIHRYLKEKKQDVKVYTF
- a CDS encoding alpha-L-fucosidase; the protein is MLKTLRGVKDYTASWESLMQHKAAPEWFVDAKLGICFHWGPYSVSAYGSVWYPHF
- a CDS encoding peptide chain release factor 3: MGFIEEIQRRRTFAIISHPDAGKTTLTEKLLLFGGAIHVAGAVKSNKIKKTATSDFMEIEKQRGISVATSVMGFEYKDHKVNILDTPGHQDFAEDTFRTLTAVDSVIIVVDAAKGVENQTRKLMEVCRMRNTPVMVFINKMDRPSKDPFDLLDEVEEELKIKVRPLSWPIGNGTSFQGVYNLFEHNLNLFEASKQTVEESIAFDDINNPALENIIGEEPAGLLREELELVEGVYPEFAVDDYLHGELAPVFFGSALNNFGVNELLNCFIEIAPKPQPSTTDTRTIAPNEDKFTGFVFKIHANMDPNHRNRIAFVKICSGTFERNKNYLHVRQGKNFKFSSPTAFMAEKKSIIDKAYPGDIVGLPDSGNFIIGDTITEGEKINFKGLPSFSPELFRYIENDDPMKSKQLAKGIDQLMDEGVAQLFTSQFNGRKIIGTVGALQFEVIEHRLNHEYNAKCRYEPIHLFKACWIRSENDAQLADFKKRKNQYMAKDKQGRDVFLADSSYMLQLAQQNFEDIEFHFTSEF